In the Populus trichocarpa isolate Nisqually-1 chromosome 1, P.trichocarpa_v4.1, whole genome shotgun sequence genome, one interval contains:
- the LOC112325957 gene encoding cinnamoyl-CoA reductase 1 isoform X1 yields the protein MPVDTSSLPCQGQTVCVTGAGGFIASWIVKLLLEKGYSVKGTVRNPADPKNSHLRELEGAQERLTLCKADLLDYESLKEAIQGCDGVFHTASPVTDDPEQMLEPAVNGTKNVIMAAAEAKVRRVVFTSSIGTVYMDPNRSPDVVVDESCWSDLEFCKNTKNWYCYGKTVAEQDAWDVAKKNGVDLVVVNPVLVLGPLLQPTVNASIVHILKYLTGSAKTYANSVQAYVHVKDVALAHILVFETPSASGRYICAERMLHRGEVVEILAKFFPEYPIPTKCSDEKNPRKQPYKFTNQKIKDLGIEFTPVKQCLYESVKSLQEKGHLPIPKQAEDSVKIQQGLIY from the exons atgCCTGTCGATACTTCATCACTTCCATGCCAAGGCCAAACTGTCTGTGTCACCGGGGCTGGTGGCTTCATTGCTTCATGGATTGTTAAACTTCTTCTAGAGAAAGGTTACTCTGTTAAAGGAACTGTGAGAAACCCAG CTGATCCCAAGAATTCCCATTTGAGGGAGCTTGAAGGAGCTCAAGAAAGATTAACTTTATGCAAGGCTGATCTCCTTGATTATGAGTCTCTTAAAGAGGCTATTCAAGGGTGTGATGGAGTTTTCCATACTGCTTCTCCTGTCACAGACGATCCA GAGCAAATGCTGGAGCCAGCAGTGAATGGAACCAAGAATGTGATCATGGCAGCAGCTGAGGCCAAAGTCCGACGAGTGGTTTTCACGTCTTCAATTGGGACTGTGTACATGGACCCCAATAGGAGCCCTGATGTTGTCGTTGATGAATCTTGCTGGAGTGATCTTGAGTTCTGCAAGAACACCAag AATTGGTATTGCTATGGAAAGACTGTGGCGGAACAGGATGCATGGGATGTGGCTAAGAAGAATGGAGTTGACCTAGTGGTGGTGAACCCAGTGCTGGTGCTTGGACCATTGTTGCAACCCACTGTCAATGCTAGCATCGTTCACATCCTCAAGTACCTAACCGGCTCAGCCAAGACATATGCTAACTCTGTTCAAGCTTATGTGCATGTTAAGGATGTGGCACTAGCCCACATTTTAGTCTTCGAGACACCTTCCGCCTCCGGCCGTTACATTTGCGCTGAGAGAATGCTCCACCGTGGAGAGGTGGTGGAAATCCTTGCAAAGTTCTTCCCGGAGTATCCCATCCCCACCAA GTGTTCAGATGAGAAGAATCCAAGAAAACAACCCTACAAGTTCACAAACCAGAAGATCAAGGATCTGGGCATCGAATTCACCCCAGTGAAACAGTGCCTGTATGAATCTGTTAAGAGCTTGCAGGAAAAGGGTCACCTTCCAATCCCAAAACAAGCTGAAGACTCTGTGAAAATTCAACAAGGGCTCATTTATTAG